The following proteins come from a genomic window of Brevibacillus antibioticus:
- a CDS encoding PaaI family thioesterase yields MSVEIRNRFNHYLGIEVVHRDEQGCKVALKIRPELFNSIEGVVHGGVTATLADVAMGHGAAPHVDGVQQCVTVESKIQYLHPARGEVLEAQSHVLKQGKSLIVMEARVTCDGKLVAFATGTYARVNPPAQGGR; encoded by the coding sequence ATGTCAGTGGAGATCCGCAATCGATTCAACCACTACCTGGGCATAGAAGTTGTGCACCGAGATGAACAGGGCTGCAAGGTAGCACTGAAAATTCGCCCCGAGCTGTTCAATAGCATCGAGGGTGTCGTACACGGAGGCGTTACGGCGACATTAGCCGATGTGGCAATGGGGCATGGGGCAGCACCTCATGTGGATGGTGTACAGCAATGTGTGACGGTGGAAAGTAAGATTCAATACCTGCACCCTGCTCGCGGTGAGGTACTCGAGGCACAATCCCATGTATTGAAACAAGGAAAAAGCTTGATCGTGATGGAAGCACGCGTGACTTGTGATGGCAAGCTTGTGGCTTTTGCTACCGGCACGTATGCTCGGGTGAATCCACCTGCACAAGGAGGACGTTGA
- a CDS encoding EthD family reductase has protein sequence MVKLVAIYRKPEDIDAFDKHYLEVHGPLAEKMPGLIKMEVSKIYGTPMGESDLHLMAEMYFESKEALMEALSSPEGRAAGKDLRGFAGPIVSMHFAEVV, from the coding sequence ATGGTGAAATTGGTAGCAATTTATCGTAAGCCCGAAGATATCGATGCTTTTGACAAACATTATCTCGAGGTACATGGCCCATTGGCAGAGAAAATGCCTGGCTTAATCAAAATGGAAGTGAGCAAAATCTACGGAACACCAATGGGAGAATCCGACCTGCATCTGATGGCAGAAATGTACTTTGAATCAAAAGAAGCTTTGATGGAAGCGTTGTCATCACCTGAAGGTCGCGCAGCAGGAAAAGACCTCCGTGGCTTCGCTGGACCCATTGTGTCCATGCATTTTGCAGAAGTAGTTTAA
- a CDS encoding enoyl-CoA hydratase-related protein, with protein MMKESVRFEREGHIGLITLNRPDELNALNYDTLERLGTLIEQVRLDAKEIRVVIVKAEGRAFSAGADLKERRTLTEQQVRRNVRKIRDVFTALERLPQPTIAMINGFAFGGGFELALACDFRYAVADAKMGLTEVSLGIIPGAGGTQRLSRLIGPSKAKELILTARRIQAQEAYQIGFVNAVAKDTEELRELAIGLANEILANAPLAVYQAKSAIDRGSSVDLQTGLDIETMCYEVIIPTTDRLEALEAFREKRKPVFKGE; from the coding sequence ATGATGAAAGAGAGCGTTCGCTTTGAACGTGAAGGACATATAGGACTGATTACGCTAAATCGCCCAGATGAGCTGAATGCGCTGAACTACGATACATTGGAGCGTCTGGGAACCTTGATTGAGCAGGTGCGTCTGGATGCAAAAGAAATTCGCGTGGTCATCGTGAAGGCAGAAGGGCGTGCATTTAGCGCAGGGGCAGATTTGAAGGAGCGCCGTACACTGACGGAACAGCAGGTGCGCCGCAATGTCCGCAAAATCCGCGATGTATTTACTGCGTTGGAGAGGCTTCCGCAGCCGACGATTGCCATGATCAACGGATTTGCTTTTGGCGGGGGTTTTGAGCTGGCGCTGGCCTGTGATTTTCGCTATGCCGTCGCAGATGCCAAGATGGGTCTGACAGAGGTGAGCTTGGGCATCATTCCTGGTGCGGGTGGTACGCAGCGGTTGTCTCGCTTGATCGGACCTTCTAAGGCAAAGGAGCTGATCCTGACTGCCAGGCGCATCCAAGCGCAGGAAGCGTATCAAATTGGTTTTGTAAATGCTGTCGCAAAAGATACAGAGGAGCTGCGTGAGCTGGCAATAGGGCTGGCAAACGAGATTTTGGCAAATGCTCCGCTGGCAGTTTATCAGGCTAAATCAGCCATTGATCGCGGAAGCAGTGTCGATTTGCAGACAGGTCTAGATATCGAAACCATGTGCTATGAAGTGATTATTCCCACGACAGATCGTCTGGAAGCATTGGAAGCCTTTCGCGAAAAGCGAAAACCGGTTTTTAAGGGTGAGTAA
- the paaK gene encoding phenylacetate--CoA ligase PaaK: MIFNTEMETLPREKMTELQLARLKETVKRVYERVPFHTKAFNEAGVKPENIQSMEDIQRLPFMKKTDLRENYPFNLFAVDMKEVARIHGSSGTKGKPTVVGYTKKDLENWAEIVARAICCAGGEPGDIFHNAYGYGLFTGGLGLHNGIEHMGAVAVPVSGGNTSRQITLIEDFKPRGIAATPSYVLNIVEEMKKQGIDPRETSVKYGIFGAEPWSEEMRVQLEQELDIKAVDIYGLSEVMGPGVSIECQEVQDGLHIAEDHFYAEIIDPNTGEVLPYGQEGELVFTSLTKEAFPVVRYRTGDIASLNPEPCKCGRTTMRMSRIKGRVDDMLIIRGVNVFPTEIESVLLTFNQLAPHYQVVIERDGALDRFEVHCELTPAYANEISGKDSSALSPLVKEICHDIKNTLGVSVVLRVQPPNSLSRSEGKAIRVVDNRNKSQAAI, encoded by the coding sequence ATGATCTTTAATACAGAAATGGAAACGCTACCAAGAGAGAAAATGACGGAACTACAACTGGCACGCTTGAAAGAAACAGTCAAACGCGTATACGAGCGCGTCCCTTTCCACACAAAAGCATTCAATGAGGCTGGTGTGAAACCGGAGAATATCCAATCGATGGAAGACATACAGAGGCTTCCATTTATGAAAAAGACAGACTTGCGAGAAAATTATCCGTTCAATCTGTTTGCAGTCGATATGAAGGAAGTAGCACGTATTCATGGTTCTTCCGGGACAAAAGGAAAACCGACTGTTGTCGGCTACACCAAAAAAGACTTGGAGAATTGGGCGGAGATCGTGGCGCGCGCCATTTGCTGTGCGGGTGGAGAGCCAGGAGACATTTTCCATAACGCGTATGGCTACGGCCTTTTTACAGGAGGTTTGGGTCTGCACAACGGCATCGAGCACATGGGCGCAGTCGCAGTGCCAGTATCCGGTGGCAATACCTCCCGTCAAATTACGCTGATCGAGGACTTCAAGCCACGTGGCATTGCAGCAACCCCATCCTATGTCCTCAACATTGTGGAAGAAATGAAAAAGCAAGGAATCGATCCACGTGAGACGAGTGTCAAATACGGGATTTTTGGTGCAGAGCCGTGGTCGGAAGAAATGCGCGTACAGCTGGAGCAAGAGCTCGACATTAAAGCGGTGGACATTTACGGGCTGAGCGAAGTGATGGGGCCAGGTGTTTCCATTGAATGTCAGGAAGTGCAGGATGGTCTGCATATTGCAGAAGACCATTTCTACGCAGAAATTATCGATCCGAATACCGGAGAAGTGCTTCCATACGGACAAGAGGGCGAGCTCGTATTCACGTCACTGACGAAAGAAGCATTCCCGGTTGTACGCTACCGTACGGGTGATATCGCTTCCCTCAATCCTGAGCCCTGTAAGTGCGGACGGACAACCATGCGGATGTCGCGCATCAAAGGGCGTGTAGATGACATGCTCATTATTCGCGGGGTCAATGTGTTCCCGACGGAGATCGAGTCCGTTCTGCTTACGTTTAACCAATTGGCTCCACATTATCAGGTCGTCATTGAACGCGACGGTGCCCTCGACCGTTTTGAGGTGCATTGCGAGCTGACACCAGCATATGCAAATGAGATCAGTGGAAAGGACAGCTCTGCTCTCTCGCCATTGGTGAAAGAAATTTGCCATGACATCAAAAATACGTTGGGCGTGTCAGTGGTGCTGCGGGTGCAACCGCCAAATTCCTTGTCGCGCAGCGAAGGAAAAGCGATTCGTGTCGTAGATAACCGGAACAAATCACAGGCAGCTATTTAA
- a CDS encoding PaaI family thioesterase produces the protein MTTKRLIDEKALHHKHYAEICEKLKQDPFAQFLGIKLIELGEGTATAEVTVAEHMLNAHGTAHGAIIFSLADFVFAAACNSYGKTSVALSMNIGFLAAAMKGNRLVATATEEKKNNRTAWYRIRVETEHGLVATLDALAYRKSDYFVEIDENE, from the coding sequence ATGACCACGAAAAGATTGATAGACGAAAAAGCGCTTCATCATAAGCATTACGCAGAGATTTGCGAGAAGCTAAAGCAAGATCCATTTGCACAATTTTTGGGCATCAAGCTGATTGAGCTGGGAGAAGGAACAGCAACTGCGGAAGTCACAGTTGCCGAGCATATGCTGAATGCGCACGGCACCGCTCATGGCGCCATCATCTTCTCCCTGGCAGACTTTGTTTTTGCAGCAGCTTGTAATTCCTATGGCAAAACGTCTGTGGCACTGTCGATGAATATCGGATTCTTGGCTGCTGCCATGAAAGGGAATCGCTTGGTGGCAACAGCGACAGAAGAGAAGAAAAACAATCGCACAGCCTGGTATCGCATCCGCGTAGAAACGGAGCATGGCTTGGTAGCGACACTGGATGCACTGGCTTACCGGAAAAGTGATTACTTCGTCGAAATCGACGAAAACGAATAA
- a CDS encoding cytochrome C oxidase subunit IV family protein: protein MGAHAHNEEVRKPKVKHEGPKRHLVAFIGSLVLTALAFIAVAYEAIPSSFTVPFIVALAFVQAFFQLYVWMHMDQKGHEFARISIFAGLFVIMMAIIVFIFWVWV, encoded by the coding sequence ATGGGAGCACATGCTCATAATGAAGAGGTACGCAAACCGAAAGTCAAACATGAAGGTCCGAAAAGACACCTTGTTGCTTTCATTGGATCTCTCGTATTGACCGCACTGGCATTCATTGCAGTGGCGTATGAAGCAATTCCATCAAGTTTTACCGTACCATTCATCGTAGCACTGGCCTTTGTTCAAGCGTTCTTCCAGCTGTATGTCTGGATGCACATGGATCAAAAAGGTCATGAGTTTGCACGGATCAGTATTTTCGCAGGATTGTTTGTAATTATGATGGCGATCATCGTCTTTATTTTCTGGGTCTGGGTCTAG